GAAGTGGTGAAGGTGCTGCGCGGGCATCCGAACGTCGCGTCGATCCACAGCACCAACGGGCGCTGGGATCTCGTCGCCGAGCTGCATGCCGATTCGCTCGAGCATTTCGATCGCGTGCTCGGCGCGATCCGGCTGATCGACGGGATCGCGAGCACCGAGACGAGCATTCTGCTGTCGACGCACAAGGCGTGACGCGGGCCGGGCCCGCGCCCGCTCGTGCGTGAGCGTGTGAGCGTGTGAGTGTGGGGTTACGCGCTCGCCGCCGGCTCGGGAAACACCGGCTCGCCGAGCGTCAGCATCAACCGGTTCGCCCACGCGAAGATCGCGACCGCGTGCGACAGGTCGAGAATGTCCTCATGCGTCAGCCCTTCGGCTTCGAGCGCGGCGATGTCGTCCGCATCGACCGTGTCGGGTCGTTCGGTCAGTGCGATCGCATAGCGCACGATCGCGCGTTCGCGCGCCGTCGTGCCGGCCGTTGCCGGATCATCAAATACCTGCTCGATGACATCGGTGCGTTTCGCGAGCTGCGCGGAGCGCTGCGCATGCACCGACGCGCAATACACGCAGCCGTTCACGCGCGACACGGCCGTGCTGGCCAGTTCG
The sequence above is drawn from the Burkholderia stabilis genome and encodes:
- a CDS encoding peroxidase-related enzyme (This protein belongs to a clade of uncharacterized proteins related to peroxidases such as the alkylhydroperoxidase AhpD.), which gives rise to MTTTTHGFTSDTLGWRAWLDTVPLDAATPDQLAVLEASHPHAKTSDYYLLLVHLPEILRQRSGVFNAIMYGPGGLSRAERELASTAVSRVNGCVYCASVHAQRSAQLAKRTDVIEQVFDDPATAGTTARERAIVRYAIALTERPDTVDADDIAALEAEGLTHEDILDLSHAVAIFAWANRLMLTLGEPVFPEPAASA